A part of Halobacillus shinanisalinarum genomic DNA contains:
- a CDS encoding PHP domain-containing protein, whose amino-acid sequence MKADLHVHSHYSDGSDSVEEVIKQAKANGVTHISFVDHDTVDGLPEIIMLGEKYGLEIIPGIEISAYDYKRDRKVHVLGYHYHPEALHIKSVCQPILERRQQHSLWQIRQINKAGYKLNAEAIMETAWPCRTIYKQHIMNHLTGDAYASPEYKELYKRLFKNGGVASGDIKYVDAFAAVEAIVADGGMAVVAHPGQLESYEMIPELVEAGLEGVERNHPDHAEEDHQKVEALAKQYNLVMTGGTDYHGSFGASIEIGSLTSPSLWSQIKEVR is encoded by the coding sequence ATGAAGGCTGATTTGCATGTTCATAGCCACTATTCCGACGGCTCTGATTCAGTTGAAGAAGTGATAAAGCAGGCGAAGGCCAATGGTGTGACGCATATCAGCTTTGTCGATCATGATACGGTCGATGGATTGCCAGAGATCATTATGCTGGGTGAGAAATATGGATTGGAGATCATCCCCGGGATCGAGATTTCCGCATACGACTACAAAAGGGATCGGAAAGTACATGTGCTCGGCTATCATTATCATCCTGAGGCGCTCCATATCAAATCGGTATGTCAGCCGATTCTGGAAAGACGGCAGCAACATTCACTATGGCAAATCCGTCAGATTAACAAAGCTGGTTATAAGCTGAATGCCGAAGCGATTATGGAAACGGCTTGGCCATGTAGAACAATCTATAAGCAGCACATCATGAACCATTTAACGGGTGATGCCTACGCTTCCCCTGAATATAAGGAATTGTATAAACGTTTGTTTAAAAACGGTGGAGTGGCCTCGGGTGACATTAAATACGTTGATGCATTTGCGGCGGTTGAGGCGATTGTGGCGGATGGGGGAATGGCAGTCGTTGCCCACCCCGGTCAACTGGAATCCTATGAGATGATCCCTGAGCTTGTTGAAGCGGGATTAGAAGGGGTGGAAAGAAACCATCCAGACCATGCTGAAGAAGATCATCAGAAGGTAGAAGCTCTAGCCAAACAGTATAACCTTGTAATGACTGGCGGCACGGATTATCACGGTTCATTTGGAGCTTCTATTGAAATTGGAAGTCTTACAAGTCCTTCCCTTTGGTCACAGATAAAAGAGGTCCGCTAG
- the phnL gene encoding phosphonate C-P lyase system protein PhnL has protein sequence MSMLEIKNFGKRFTIHHLGKTMQAVEHIDFSLETGEFIGIVGKSGSGKSTILKSIYRTYLPDAGRLLYYSERFGSIDLAEATEREILYLRQYEIGYVSQFLNVMPRTTSRQLVEKALLEMGEAEEVARREAEQALTHFELDPKLWDTYPTTFSGGEKLRLNIAMATVKKPRLLLLDEPTASLDQQSKEKVRDIIKKLKANGTTLVGIFHDIEFMDGLCDKVFDMKRRSFIMEKQGVAHEG, from the coding sequence ATGTCCATGCTCGAAATTAAAAATTTTGGCAAGCGATTTACTATTCATCATTTAGGAAAAACGATGCAGGCTGTGGAGCACATTGATTTTTCACTGGAAACAGGGGAGTTCATCGGTATCGTCGGGAAAAGCGGCAGCGGGAAGTCGACGATCTTAAAGAGTATTTATCGTACGTATTTACCGGATGCAGGCCGTCTTCTCTATTATTCAGAGCGCTTTGGTTCCATCGATTTAGCCGAAGCAACCGAAAGAGAGATCCTTTATTTGCGTCAATATGAGATTGGCTATGTCTCCCAGTTTTTAAATGTGATGCCGAGAACAACATCAAGACAGCTTGTTGAAAAAGCCCTTCTTGAAATGGGGGAGGCAGAGGAAGTCGCGCGAAGAGAAGCAGAACAAGCCTTAACTCACTTTGAACTTGATCCGAAATTGTGGGACACCTATCCAACGACCTTTTCCGGCGGAGAAAAATTACGCTTAAATATTGCGATGGCCACCGTGAAAAAGCCAAGGTTATTATTGCTCGATGAACCGACCGCGAGTTTGGATCAGCAATCTAAGGAGAAGGTGCGTGACATTATTAAGAAGTTAAAGGCAAATGGCACCACATTGGTTGGCATTTTTCATGACATTGAATTTATGGACGGGCTATGTGACAAGGTTTTTGATATGAAAAGGAGATCATTCATTATGGAAAAGCAAGGTGTTGCCCATGAAGGCTGA
- the phnM gene encoding phosphonate metabolism protein PhnM, whose product MYVIHNGQVVTEETILDGYAVVVEGEMIQAVIPEEEVASYSHAQLIDARGGYISPGFIDIHSDYIETIASPRPTSMMDFNISLREAEKHLINHGITTMFHSLSFYREDAFSHKPIRYPENVQRMVNAIDETHEELHMIRHRLHARFEIDNIDEVDRLVQNIEDDKVHLLSFMDHTPGQGQYRNLEVYRETLQGYRDLTDDDVQTIIVERQNTEVMTIEKIKQVADMAIEKGIAVASHDDDDVHKLELVKEFGTTVSEFPITLDVAKKATEMGLQTIVGAPNVLLGGSHSGNLSAAEAVEHHCADILCSDYYPAALLHAIFDLSEQHGNDLHHMFMMVTLNPAKAVRMDEEIGSIKAGKKADMIIIEKMDDGYPMLTNTMVNGALITTTNYRVK is encoded by the coding sequence ATGTACGTTATTCATAATGGGCAAGTTGTCACAGAAGAAACCATCCTCGATGGATATGCGGTTGTTGTTGAAGGCGAGATGATTCAAGCCGTTATCCCTGAAGAGGAAGTGGCCAGTTATTCACATGCACAGCTAATCGATGCAAGGGGAGGATATATTTCACCAGGATTTATCGATATTCACTCCGATTATATCGAAACCATCGCATCCCCAAGGCCGACAAGTATGATGGATTTTAACATCAGCTTACGAGAGGCGGAAAAGCATTTAATCAATCATGGCATTACGACAATGTTTCATTCGCTTTCCTTTTACCGGGAAGATGCGTTTTCACATAAGCCGATTCGTTACCCGGAGAATGTGCAGCGGATGGTTAATGCGATTGATGAGACGCACGAGGAACTGCATATGATCCGGCATCGCCTGCATGCCCGGTTTGAAATTGACAACATCGATGAGGTGGACCGGCTTGTTCAAAATATCGAAGACGATAAAGTCCATTTATTATCGTTTATGGACCATACGCCTGGACAGGGGCAGTATCGCAATCTGGAAGTCTACCGGGAAACTTTGCAGGGGTACCGTGATCTGACCGATGATGATGTGCAAACGATTATTGTTGAGCGCCAAAATACGGAAGTTATGACGATAGAAAAAATCAAACAGGTAGCCGACATGGCCATCGAAAAAGGTATTGCAGTCGCTTCACATGACGATGATGATGTGCATAAATTGGAGCTCGTCAAGGAGTTTGGGACGACGGTTAGTGAATTTCCTATTACGTTAGATGTGGCGAAAAAAGCGACAGAAATGGGATTGCAGACGATTGTAGGTGCGCCAAATGTGCTGCTCGGCGGCTCCCACTCCGGAAATTTATCAGCTGCTGAAGCGGTTGAGCATCATTGTGCCGATATTCTTTGCAGCGACTATTATCCGGCGGCTTTACTACATGCGATCTTTGATTTAAGTGAGCAGCATGGGAATGATTTGCACCACATGTTTATGATGGTCACCCTAAATCCAGCCAAAGCCGTCCGGATGGATGAGGAGATAGGATCGATTAAAGCAGGGAAAAAGGCTGACATGATTATTATTGAGAAAATGGATGATGGCTATCCGATGCTAACGAATACGATGGTCAATGGTGCCTTAATTACGACCACCAATTATCGCGTTAAATAA
- a CDS encoding ATP-binding cassette domain-containing protein — protein sequence MHEKPLLQVQHLNKQFGPGCSRCHPSESKNLEKNYCPHCGTVYACQDVSFDLFSGEILGIVGESGSGKSTMMQCLYFDADVTSGAAYIQDPELEGENVFALSSQKKRYIRNHKYGMVYQNPVHGLKMNFSSVGNIAEKLIAAGNRNVTDMETTSKTLLEGVHIPLFRMKQEPRNFSGGMQQRVQIAKALSNNPPILFLDEVTTGLDLSVQANVLDLIKNIQRELGISMIVVSHDLAVIRMLADRTVVMLNGSVIEEGLTDQILEDPQHAYTQELVYSLL from the coding sequence ATGCATGAGAAACCACTATTGCAAGTGCAGCATTTAAACAAACAATTCGGTCCCGGTTGTTCCCGTTGTCATCCATCTGAATCAAAAAATTTAGAGAAAAACTACTGCCCGCATTGCGGCACCGTTTATGCCTGTCAGGATGTGTCCTTTGATTTATTTTCCGGGGAAATTCTCGGGATCGTTGGAGAAAGTGGAAGCGGAAAGTCAACCATGATGCAATGTCTGTATTTTGATGCCGATGTGACATCAGGAGCGGCTTATATCCAGGATCCTGAGCTTGAAGGGGAGAATGTTTTTGCCTTATCTTCCCAGAAAAAACGTTATATTCGTAACCATAAATACGGGATGGTTTATCAAAATCCTGTTCATGGATTGAAAATGAATTTCTCTTCGGTTGGTAATATCGCAGAGAAGCTAATTGCTGCCGGTAACCGCAATGTAACGGACATGGAGACAACAAGTAAAACATTACTCGAAGGTGTGCATATTCCCCTTTTCCGGATGAAACAAGAACCGCGAAACTTTTCAGGGGGGATGCAGCAGCGGGTTCAAATTGCCAAGGCTTTATCCAATAACCCGCCGATTCTGTTTCTTGATGAAGTGACGACAGGGCTTGATTTATCGGTCCAAGCCAATGTGCTCGATTTAATTAAAAACATTCAAAGAGAATTAGGCATCAGTATGATTGTCGTCTCTCATGATTTGGCTGTGATCCGAATGCTGGCTGATCGTACGGTTGTGATGTTGAATGGTTCGGTGATTGAAGAAGGGTTGACGGATCAAATCCTAGAGGATCCGCAGCATGCGTATACGCAGGAATTAGTCTATTCATTACTATAG
- a CDS encoding alpha-D-ribose 1-methylphosphonate 5-phosphate C-P-lyase PhnJ, with amino-acid sequence MKTNTHFAFLDEGSKKEIRRAMLKAVAIPGYQVPFASREMPIARGWGTGGLQITLSVIGTEDVLKVIDQGADESVNAVSIKRLVHETTGVEGTERTEEASVIQSRHRIPEVPLSEEQILVLQVPTPEPLRNVEASEYVTKRLHSEDEYSGAWLMLFEQIMKYGKTATNADHPVYVNGRYVMAPSPIPRFDNPKMHQSEALILLGAGREKKIYAVPPYTDVESLAFEDYPFTVESFDGQYCHLCGATDVFMDELIDPVTGEATYQCNDTSFCVERLNDKEKAEVETSYA; translated from the coding sequence ATGAAAACTAACACACACTTTGCGTTTTTGGATGAAGGGTCCAAAAAGGAAATCCGCCGCGCCATGTTGAAGGCTGTTGCGATTCCAGGCTATCAGGTCCCCTTTGCCTCAAGAGAAATGCCGATTGCTCGCGGCTGGGGAACCGGCGGATTGCAGATTACGCTTTCGGTCATTGGTACAGAAGATGTGCTGAAGGTCATCGATCAAGGGGCCGATGAGTCGGTTAATGCGGTCAGTATTAAGAGATTAGTCCATGAGACAACAGGTGTTGAAGGAACCGAGCGAACAGAGGAGGCCTCCGTGATTCAGTCACGGCACCGCATTCCGGAAGTCCCACTGTCGGAGGAGCAAATTCTTGTCTTACAGGTGCCAACGCCGGAACCGCTTCGTAATGTGGAAGCCAGCGAGTATGTGACGAAGCGGCTCCATTCAGAGGATGAGTACAGCGGTGCCTGGCTGATGCTGTTCGAGCAAATTATGAAATACGGGAAAACAGCGACCAATGCCGATCATCCCGTCTATGTGAATGGCCGTTATGTGATGGCACCGAGTCCGATTCCAAGATTTGATAATCCGAAGATGCATCAATCGGAAGCCTTAATTTTACTTGGGGCAGGGCGGGAAAAGAAAATCTATGCGGTCCCACCTTATACCGACGTCGAATCGCTTGCCTTTGAAGATTATCCATTTACGGTGGAATCTTTTGATGGACAGTATTGTCACCTGTGTGGGGCGACGGATGTGTTTATGGATGAATTAATCGATCCAGTTACAGGAGAAGCCACCTATCAATGCAATGATACAAGTTTTTGTGTGGAGCGATTAAACGACAAGGAAAAAGCGGAGGTAGAGACGAGTTATGCATGA
- a CDS encoding carbon-phosphorus lyase complex subunit PhnI: MGYVAVKGGTMAIDASIKRLKYERLKDEEIIEINTILSTMKAMVDQVMSESSLYSPFLAALAIKQAEGSMEEAVFLMRAHRSTLPRLYYSQPVESQTMLVERRISASFKDIPGGQLLGATYDYTHRLLDFHLTEECAEENEQWLKDYKNELQSVEASVNVQYFPKVVEYLREEGLFETYEADNTPPKDITKESFQFPASRSERLQVLTRGQTGAVTSLGYASLRGYGQVHPTVGEVRVGALPIYVEHPNELETDEEDHFYIGDFKATEVESFVPVSVKNDKNEEELEFEIGYGVCYGQNETKAIAMSILDQCLEHPESDFPTHDEEFVLLHIDSVESTGFISHLKLPHYVTFQSKLDSIRQVKKGVQEDEN; this comes from the coding sequence ATGGGTTATGTCGCAGTAAAAGGTGGAACGATGGCGATTGATGCTTCGATTAAACGATTGAAGTATGAACGTTTGAAGGACGAGGAGATCATTGAAATCAACACCATTCTGTCTACTATGAAGGCGATGGTCGATCAGGTAATGTCTGAGAGCAGCTTGTATTCGCCCTTCTTGGCAGCATTGGCTATTAAGCAGGCGGAAGGAAGTATGGAAGAAGCGGTGTTCTTAATGCGTGCTCATCGTTCAACTCTACCTCGACTCTATTACAGTCAGCCCGTCGAATCACAAACAATGCTGGTTGAACGTCGGATTTCAGCAAGTTTTAAAGATATTCCAGGAGGACAGCTGTTAGGTGCTACATATGATTACACGCATCGATTACTAGATTTTCATCTAACAGAAGAATGTGCAGAGGAGAACGAACAGTGGTTAAAGGACTATAAAAATGAGTTGCAATCGGTCGAGGCATCAGTGAATGTGCAGTACTTTCCAAAGGTCGTGGAGTATTTACGGGAAGAGGGACTGTTTGAAACGTATGAAGCAGATAACACCCCTCCTAAGGATATTACGAAGGAAAGTTTTCAGTTTCCGGCATCGCGAAGTGAACGGCTGCAAGTGTTAACTCGCGGTCAGACAGGAGCTGTCACCTCTTTAGGCTACGCTTCCCTAAGAGGATATGGTCAGGTCCATCCAACTGTCGGCGAGGTACGTGTCGGCGCCTTACCGATTTACGTGGAGCATCCCAATGAATTAGAAACAGATGAGGAAGACCATTTTTATATTGGAGACTTTAAAGCAACCGAAGTCGAATCGTTTGTTCCTGTGTCGGTGAAAAATGACAAGAATGAGGAGGAACTGGAGTTTGAAATAGGGTATGGGGTTTGCTACGGGCAAAACGAAACAAAGGCGATTGCGATGAGTATTCTGGATCAATGCCTGGAACACCCTGAGTCGGATTTTCCAACCCATGATGAGGAATTTGTTTTATTACACATTGATTCTGTTGAGTCGACAGGGTTTATTTCTCATTTGAAATTACCTCATTACGTGACGTTCCAATCGAAGCTGGACAGTATCCGTCAAGTTAAGAAAGGAGTGCAGGAGGATGAAAACTAA
- the phnH gene encoding phosphonate C-P lyase system protein PhnH, with amino-acid sequence MAIDQVHDLQKVYRKLLESMSRPGKISSLQEDLVDGDYKLSCYDATLLSALTLLDGEVTFHIISENDQDLAVKISEYTLARCCPVHEADYVIVLRDASESEMIRAMENCKNGSLIDPQSSATWIIESAPLSNNGSITCTGPGIKDLSQLDVSFSSSFWQARHERTKEYPLGVDVIFTDEYSQIVCIPRTTSVTNAGVK; translated from the coding sequence ATGGCAATTGATCAAGTACATGATTTGCAGAAGGTCTACAGAAAGTTACTAGAAAGTATGTCGCGGCCAGGAAAGATTTCTTCCCTTCAAGAGGATTTAGTAGATGGTGACTACAAACTCTCTTGTTATGATGCCACCCTGCTTAGTGCGCTGACACTTCTGGATGGAGAAGTAACGTTTCATATTATTTCAGAGAACGATCAAGATCTAGCTGTGAAAATTTCAGAATACACCCTGGCAAGATGTTGTCCTGTTCACGAGGCTGATTACGTTATTGTGTTACGTGATGCGTCTGAATCGGAGATGATACGTGCAATGGAGAATTGTAAAAATGGAAGTTTGATAGATCCTCAATCTTCAGCCACATGGATCATAGAGAGTGCACCTCTATCCAATAACGGTAGTATTACGTGTACGGGTCCAGGGATTAAAGATTTATCACAGCTTGATGTCAGTTTTAGCTCATCTTTTTGGCAGGCAAGACATGAACGGACAAAGGAATATCCACTAGGGGTTGATGTCATTTTTACAGATGAATATTCACAAATCGTCTGTATACCTAGAACAACTTCGGTAACGAATGCGGGGGTGAAATAG
- the phnG gene encoding phosphonate C-P lyase system protein PhnG: MKRRRRTEILILEHSGLAQNFAETIIENYPCQEIVAPKYGLTMIKMRESAKNSLFYMGEVLVTEAKVEINQCIGIGIVAGMQEELAKYLAIIDAAYKAQLLETEEWGSQLLEAEQQIRQEKAQQQAELFETKVDFETMDV; the protein is encoded by the coding sequence ATGAAACGACGTAGAAGAACGGAAATCCTTATCCTAGAACATTCCGGTTTGGCTCAAAACTTTGCAGAAACGATTATTGAAAACTATCCATGTCAGGAAATTGTTGCCCCCAAGTACGGGTTAACGATGATTAAGATGAGGGAATCGGCAAAGAATTCTCTGTTCTATATGGGAGAAGTCCTTGTAACGGAAGCAAAAGTGGAGATTAATCAATGTATCGGCATCGGTATTGTGGCAGGCATGCAGGAGGAATTGGCTAAATATTTAGCGATAATCGATGCAGCTTATAAAGCTCAACTTCTCGAAACGGAGGAATGGGGCTCGCAATTATTGGAAGCGGAGCAGCAGATTAGGCAAGAGAAAGCACAACAGCAGGCAGAGCTGTTTGAAACGAAGGTTGATTTCGAAACGATGGATGTATAG
- a CDS encoding GntR family transcriptional regulator, with product MKDILKERIISGFYPKNSLIPSEPALEKEFSVSKITVRKAVEQLAIEGYVEKRSGVGTKVLDNKVTPKISRGQNFSDQLVKEGFELRKDNINISVVRTEGNNILQANMGSECYCLERLYLLDNEPYIYFTHYIPLEALLPLKPELFKGSLYELLFQKGMAMNHFNDEFDVEIPEEKVASTLNTDQKPLLKRIRSSFDIDEKLVEYSVAFYHTDMHKYVVQYNV from the coding sequence GTGAAAGACATTTTAAAAGAGCGTATCATCAGTGGTTTTTACCCTAAAAACTCCTTAATTCCATCTGAACCAGCTTTAGAAAAAGAATTTTCTGTGAGTAAAATCACCGTAAGAAAAGCAGTGGAACAGTTAGCTATAGAAGGGTACGTAGAAAAACGGAGCGGAGTAGGTACAAAAGTTCTTGATAATAAAGTCACACCCAAGATATCACGAGGGCAGAATTTTTCTGACCAATTAGTAAAGGAAGGTTTTGAGTTAAGAAAAGACAACATAAATATTTCAGTGGTACGTACAGAGGGGAATAACATATTACAGGCAAATATGGGGAGTGAATGTTATTGTTTAGAACGGTTGTATTTGCTGGATAATGAGCCTTACATCTACTTCACACACTACATTCCTCTCGAGGCACTTCTTCCCCTGAAACCAGAGTTATTTAAAGGATCGCTCTATGAATTACTGTTCCAAAAAGGTATGGCGATGAACCATTTCAATGATGAGTTCGATGTGGAAATTCCCGAAGAAAAAGTCGCATCAACCCTAAATACGGATCAAAAGCCGCTTTTAAAAAGAATCAGATCTTCCTTTGATATTGATGAAAAACTTGTTGAATATTCCGTTGCTTTTTATCATACAGACATGCATAAGTATGTTGTTCAATATAATGTGTAA
- a CDS encoding GntT/GntP/DsdX family permease — MEIYLLLITLLSIVIVILGVSWWNWHAFISLTVASMFLAVMSGLSMDSIVHAYETGVGSVLGHLVGILALGSILGKMMSDSGAGVQVADFFVRIFGEKKLPWAMLLSGFIIGIPVFFEVGIVILLPLVIAIREKTNQNILLIGIPVIAGLSIVHGIVPPHPGAMTAISIYGADLGKVLLYSLIIALPPAIIAGPLFAKWVHKRVVPVGEPKVVRPDTPSQSVPSVGISFFVILLPILLILLSVFAPYLALPSILADVLIFIGSPVIALLISCFAAYYFLGFRQGMDKKLIKKLTDECILPLGSIILIIGAGGGFKQILIESGVGDSIAQMSQQLSLSPIVLAFVVAGLIRVATGSATVALTTAAGIVSPVIANLSGVNLELLVIATGAGSLMLSHVNDAGFWLVKEYLGLTVRETFKTWTVLETLLSFIAFGLVLVVDMFI, encoded by the coding sequence ATGGAGATCTATTTATTACTAATCACATTGCTCTCGATTGTGATCGTTATTTTGGGAGTTTCGTGGTGGAACTGGCACGCATTCATTAGTTTAACGGTAGCGAGTATGTTCTTGGCAGTAATGTCCGGCTTATCAATGGATAGCATTGTGCACGCTTATGAAACGGGAGTTGGAAGCGTTTTAGGCCATTTAGTTGGCATTCTGGCCCTGGGTTCTATATTAGGGAAGATGATGTCAGACTCAGGAGCAGGCGTGCAAGTCGCTGACTTCTTTGTTCGGATTTTTGGTGAGAAAAAGTTGCCATGGGCCATGCTGCTCTCAGGTTTTATTATCGGAATCCCTGTATTCTTTGAAGTGGGGATCGTCATTCTATTGCCGTTAGTGATTGCCATTCGTGAAAAGACAAACCAAAACATTTTATTAATCGGTATACCCGTGATTGCAGGGCTGTCGATTGTACATGGGATCGTCCCGCCACACCCAGGGGCAATGACCGCCATAAGCATATACGGTGCTGATTTAGGGAAAGTCCTCCTCTATTCACTCATTATTGCGCTGCCTCCGGCCATCATAGCCGGACCATTGTTTGCCAAGTGGGTGCATAAGCGTGTCGTACCAGTTGGAGAGCCTAAAGTAGTCCGACCTGATACACCATCCCAATCGGTGCCAAGCGTAGGGATCTCATTTTTTGTTATTCTATTACCTATTCTATTAATCTTGTTATCTGTTTTTGCACCATATCTGGCACTTCCTAGTATATTAGCAGATGTCCTTATATTCATAGGCAGTCCTGTTATCGCTCTTTTAATCTCCTGCTTTGCTGCTTACTATTTCCTAGGGTTTCGTCAAGGTATGGATAAGAAGCTCATTAAAAAATTAACGGACGAATGTATCCTTCCCCTAGGCTCCATTATTTTAATCATTGGTGCTGGCGGCGGATTTAAACAAATTCTCATCGAGAGTGGTGTAGGGGACTCTATTGCTCAGATGTCCCAGCAATTATCCCTATCTCCCATTGTTTTAGCTTTCGTGGTAGCCGGATTAATTCGGGTTGCGACAGGTTCAGCAACTGTCGCCTTAACAACAGCTGCCGGCATTGTCTCGCCGGTGATCGCTAATCTATCAGGGGTAAACTTGGAATTACTCGTGATTGCTACGGGGGCAGGATCACTCATGTTATCACACGTGAACGATGCTGGTTTCTGGCTGGTGAAGGAATATCTCGGGTTAACCGTTAGAGAGACGTTTAAAACATGGACGGTACTGGAAACCTTGCTTTCCTTTATCGCCTTTGGACTGGTTTTAGTTGTCGATATGTTTATTTAG
- a CDS encoding sugar kinase, which produces MVKRIAAFGEVMMRLQVPGYESLAQGRTLNYSFSGTGVNVTSALTRLGHAGYIVSTLPTNPVGDAALSYIQKLGITPSFITRGGDNLGMYVLENGFGARPSRVTYCNRQDSSFNTAPKGTYNFETISEKIDIAHFCGITLAMNDQVRQYMKSFAKAVKESGGTVIFDCNYRPSLWGQEGYEKAKPHYEDMLHLADMVMMNEQDARFVLGMETEKRDRKDQLMDLIPAVAETYSIPVIAGTHRSINDDDTHSLRGFMYKNHSFTFSKTMTFSVLDRIGAGDAYASGMLHGEIKGYSSEKTVAFAAAAGMLAHTVVGDTPTATEGDILRAMTESSSDLDR; this is translated from the coding sequence ATGGTTAAACGGATCGCAGCTTTTGGAGAGGTGATGATGCGGCTGCAGGTGCCAGGCTATGAGTCCTTAGCGCAAGGAAGAACATTAAACTATTCCTTCTCTGGTACGGGAGTCAATGTCACCTCAGCACTGACACGTTTAGGACATGCAGGGTACATCGTGTCCACCTTGCCAACAAATCCAGTCGGCGATGCCGCTCTTTCCTATATTCAAAAATTGGGGATTACCCCCTCATTCATTACTCGAGGCGGAGATAACCTTGGGATGTACGTTTTGGAAAATGGCTTTGGTGCACGGCCTAGTCGTGTCACGTATTGCAACCGCCAAGACAGCAGCTTTAATACAGCTCCTAAAGGCACGTATAACTTCGAAACGATTTCAGAGAAGATAGATATCGCCCATTTCTGCGGAATTACCCTTGCGATGAATGATCAAGTTCGTCAGTACATGAAGTCTTTTGCCAAAGCTGTAAAAGAAAGCGGCGGTACAGTCATTTTTGATTGCAACTACCGGCCATCACTCTGGGGTCAGGAAGGGTATGAAAAAGCGAAGCCACATTATGAGGACATGTTACATCTGGCTGATATGGTGATGATGAATGAACAAGACGCTAGATTTGTCCTTGGTATGGAAACGGAAAAACGGGACCGCAAAGATCAGCTCATGGATTTAATTCCAGCTGTTGCAGAAACATATAGCATCCCTGTTATAGCGGGTACTCATCGATCTATCAATGACGACGATACCCATTCATTGCGTGGCTTTATGTATAAGAATCATTCCTTTACATTTTCAAAAACCATGACCTTCTCTGTGCTTGATCGAATCGGTGCAGGGGATGCCTACGCTAGTGGTATGTTGCATGGTGAAATAAAAGGATATTCATCCGAGAAAACAGTTGCCTTTGCGGCTGCAGCAGGAATGCTTGCCCATACCGTTGTAGGCGATACCCCGACGGCAACGGAGGGGGATATTCTTCGCGCCATGACCGAATCATCGAGTGATTTAGACAGGTAA
- the dagF gene encoding 2-dehydro-3-deoxy-phosphogluconate aldolase, translating to MSNITKRFYKDRVALNVLANSIENAKEVFTAAEGHVLIGVLSKDYSTVEEAVGAMKEYGQEIDEAVSIGLGAGDNRQAAVVADIAKHYPGNHINQVFPAVGATRANLGDKESWINALVSPTGSAGYVNISTGPISAAQEEQAVVPVKTAIALVRDMGGHALKYFPMKGLSREDEFRAVAKACGEEGFALEPTGGIDKENFETILRIALEANVPKIIPHVYSSIIDKDTGKTRIEDVKELLEVTKKLVDHDG from the coding sequence ATGTCAAACATTACGAAACGTTTTTATAAAGATCGTGTTGCTTTAAATGTTTTAGCCAATAGTATAGAAAATGCTAAAGAGGTCTTTACCGCTGCAGAAGGACATGTTTTGATCGGCGTTTTATCTAAAGACTACTCAACGGTTGAGGAAGCTGTGGGGGCCATGAAGGAGTATGGACAAGAGATTGATGAAGCTGTATCGATTGGATTAGGTGCTGGGGATAACCGTCAAGCTGCAGTTGTAGCTGATATCGCAAAACACTATCCAGGCAATCACATCAACCAAGTGTTCCCGGCTGTTGGTGCAACAAGAGCGAATCTTGGTGATAAAGAAAGCTGGATCAACGCGTTAGTATCCCCTACAGGATCTGCTGGCTATGTGAATATCTCAACGGGTCCTATTAGTGCAGCGCAAGAAGAACAAGCGGTTGTACCCGTTAAGACAGCCATCGCTCTCGTACGTGATATGGGTGGTCATGCATTGAAGTACTTTCCGATGAAGGGATTGAGCCGTGAAGACGAGTTTCGAGCCGTTGCCAAAGCATGCGGAGAAGAAGGATTTGCATTAGAGCCAACAGGTGGAATTGATAAAGAAAACTTCGAAACGATTTTGAGGATAGCTCTAGAGGCTAATGTACCAAAGATCATCCCTCACGTGTATTCCTCTATTATTGACAAGGACACAGGAAAAACACGCATCGAGGATGTAAAAGAATTACTTGAAGTCACAAAGAAATTGGTTGATCACGATGGTTAA